A single genomic interval of Rosistilla ulvae harbors:
- a CDS encoding alpha-amylase family protein: MNRLNQITRTLLIAMLIGHAAARAEEVQPFSKRTDVGQRTPPLPPFQNKRGEPQRPVDAESRAVGFKRVWVEWESERPQRITGKMALRGSEILNFQRLGTVGDEVASVQWSVDEIDIFAGLPQTHGGFVFEADLTETTVLLFGVQGESAIGSTAETHQIDLATLARKQAVYELPGDIRVVARVEPMPTKLIYPRRHLIFSPGETFRFEVLLDEVPTRANTEMKLTATLKPARGGAPLSEVVQDVMTDALGQFQDLRDFAIPLPATEGAYEIDLQIRSSVNTAGSSRSLLHSRRQVQVLVVDESNPQQDSVDTTAWELLQDVEVDQLAEVVNSPRRSGGQRAEGDKTSVTRAVQLEGAVAGRPHILELVCSGDETAEYHVSVLRDAGSVVETMIESTFSVDPRAGETATHQLVFWPSADDIAVLVTRQSVSPQPSSTRMRIYAGPKSLPAVSLRGVTGQRVVAAHLDSPALDLRLGGTHLQSPLDKDLKDWQFYLDSTARQAQLLNNAGYSAAMVTVAGGGGSIYPSSFIEPSMLFDNGERIPHGGGSPRKDVLELMFRMYDRHQMVLIPTVRFDFPLAALESQILRGNRSLRMRNDQQQTWWEASPKAPPQGPYYNPAHPAVQAEMHRIVQELVDAYSHHISFGGVAIVVDDQTYVQFPGEHWGADPEAHAAFVAQQNQTNRDSETSSLVGDELREWRDARLGAMFLGLGKTLADGQSNHKLYVIDRLTQPTAGHRALRDAFSDAPSAETSVVWVDALQVDIDGQASSPIHAEEAEDVTSPAPVVTLAKQAGLLLPEDALVQAIGPAGRSGVIEQIAASDADLIVHPLRDLSLGQIEARRNLFTAIGSLPSGRFEPVVSSQTDDPMMMLRSAASSVARYGYVVNNSAWATDVQIRFNDLAGLEVQTVSDAATSRPSDHVWQVRVEPYDMVAFRVPKSDCQIVDWSIQRDRAIAAQMRDWLATLNQHLDAAMNLQLEESTLLPNADFSEVDTEGQIAHWELAHGAGMKLRLDDDDSQVDKTLCIETESPLGWPTPPVAWARSAWIGIPESKRVLFVGRMRAEDDFATTRVKMVVAGQTGGQAYEESIWIDGSLPESVRVEHDVATDTPYRQAGIQILDLPDDPGDRLQVRFEVYNGGKVWIDQVAVYDRFLTSEEVDEVGAMHDDAVAGIDANDFGPYLQLRKLPLADTLMNQTAVVLSEIEASQGEKAGETIASIDDAGSDADKALPQLAAAEPADPPAAKPSPRQTAATTVERAAAAPSRDSVDRRASIAALDALGFGMIGSEPAPESPGQLQVASRAMLEAELAKQTRPARTAAAPKQDPKPAAKPSLGQRIVGWFRGGTDQQATDEAVADGSDRPSDQAEQTERVSGFQIWKSRRK; encoded by the coding sequence ATGAACCGATTAAATCAAATCACCCGAACGCTATTAATCGCGATGCTGATCGGACACGCGGCGGCGCGTGCCGAAGAGGTTCAGCCGTTTTCGAAGCGAACCGACGTTGGGCAGCGGACGCCGCCGCTGCCGCCATTCCAGAACAAACGTGGAGAACCGCAGCGCCCCGTCGACGCCGAGAGTCGCGCCGTCGGTTTCAAACGGGTGTGGGTGGAATGGGAAAGCGAGCGGCCGCAACGGATCACCGGCAAGATGGCGCTGCGCGGAAGCGAGATTCTGAACTTCCAGCGGTTGGGGACAGTGGGGGATGAAGTCGCGTCGGTCCAATGGTCGGTCGACGAGATCGACATCTTCGCTGGGCTTCCTCAAACGCACGGCGGGTTCGTCTTTGAAGCGGATCTAACCGAGACGACCGTCCTGTTGTTTGGGGTGCAGGGAGAGAGTGCGATCGGTTCCACCGCGGAGACACATCAGATCGATTTGGCGACGCTTGCTCGCAAGCAAGCGGTCTATGAACTTCCTGGGGATATTCGTGTTGTTGCGCGAGTGGAACCGATGCCGACAAAGTTGATCTACCCGCGGCGACATTTGATCTTCAGTCCTGGAGAGACCTTCCGGTTTGAAGTTCTGTTGGACGAAGTTCCAACCCGCGCAAATACTGAGATGAAATTGACCGCCACCCTGAAGCCAGCGCGAGGCGGTGCCCCATTGTCGGAGGTGGTTCAAGATGTGATGACCGATGCTTTGGGACAGTTTCAGGATTTGCGTGACTTTGCGATTCCGTTGCCTGCAACCGAAGGGGCGTATGAGATCGACTTGCAGATCCGATCGTCGGTCAATACCGCCGGCAGTAGTCGATCGCTGTTGCACAGTCGTCGCCAAGTGCAGGTGCTGGTGGTAGATGAAAGCAACCCGCAGCAAGATTCCGTCGATACGACGGCCTGGGAACTGTTGCAGGATGTCGAAGTGGATCAGTTGGCTGAGGTCGTCAATTCACCTCGCCGCAGCGGTGGGCAGCGAGCCGAGGGGGACAAAACCTCTGTCACGCGAGCGGTTCAATTGGAAGGTGCGGTCGCTGGCCGGCCCCATATTTTGGAGCTGGTGTGTTCGGGGGACGAAACGGCCGAGTATCATGTGTCGGTGCTTCGCGACGCGGGATCGGTCGTCGAAACGATGATCGAATCGACGTTTTCTGTCGATCCGCGAGCAGGTGAAACCGCGACGCACCAGTTGGTCTTTTGGCCAAGTGCCGATGACATCGCAGTCCTGGTAACGCGGCAGAGTGTGTCGCCGCAGCCATCGTCGACGCGGATGCGAATCTATGCCGGTCCGAAATCGCTGCCCGCGGTCAGTTTGCGTGGGGTCACTGGTCAGCGGGTTGTGGCCGCTCATCTCGATTCGCCCGCGTTGGACTTGCGATTGGGAGGGACGCATCTGCAATCGCCGCTGGACAAGGATTTGAAAGACTGGCAGTTCTACCTTGATTCGACAGCGCGGCAGGCACAATTGTTGAACAATGCTGGCTATTCGGCCGCGATGGTCACTGTGGCTGGTGGTGGCGGTTCGATCTACCCGAGCAGCTTCATCGAGCCATCGATGCTGTTCGACAATGGCGAACGGATTCCCCACGGCGGCGGTTCGCCGCGCAAAGACGTTTTGGAATTGATGTTCCGAATGTACGATCGCCATCAGATGGTGTTGATCCCAACCGTTCGATTTGATTTCCCGCTGGCAGCGTTGGAGAGTCAGATCCTTCGCGGCAATCGCAGTCTGCGCATGCGCAACGACCAGCAGCAGACTTGGTGGGAAGCGAGTCCCAAAGCGCCGCCGCAGGGCCCCTATTACAACCCCGCGCATCCCGCGGTCCAGGCAGAGATGCATCGGATCGTGCAAGAGTTGGTCGATGCATATTCGCATCACATCTCGTTTGGCGGAGTGGCGATCGTCGTCGATGATCAGACCTACGTCCAATTCCCCGGCGAGCATTGGGGTGCCGATCCGGAGGCTCACGCGGCCTTCGTTGCTCAGCAAAATCAAACGAATCGCGATTCGGAAACCAGTTCACTGGTGGGGGATGAGCTGCGCGAATGGCGCGACGCCCGTCTGGGGGCGATGTTTTTGGGCTTGGGGAAAACGCTGGCCGACGGCCAATCGAACCACAAGCTGTACGTGATCGATCGACTGACCCAGCCGACCGCCGGGCATCGCGCACTGCGAGACGCGTTCTCGGACGCGCCGTCCGCTGAGACAAGTGTCGTTTGGGTCGATGCTTTGCAGGTCGATATCGACGGCCAAGCGTCGTCACCGATTCACGCGGAGGAAGCGGAGGATGTGACGAGCCCCGCGCCGGTCGTGACGCTAGCCAAGCAGGCAGGCTTGCTGTTGCCGGAGGATGCGTTGGTGCAGGCGATTGGGCCGGCGGGGCGTTCGGGGGTGATAGAACAAATCGCCGCTAGCGATGCTGACCTGATCGTGCATCCGTTGCGGGATCTCAGCTTGGGGCAGATCGAAGCGCGGCGGAACCTTTTTACCGCGATCGGATCGCTGCCCAGCGGCCGGTTTGAACCGGTCGTCAGTTCGCAGACCGATGATCCGATGATGATGCTGCGGTCGGCCGCGTCGTCGGTGGCCCGTTACGGATACGTGGTCAACAACTCCGCTTGGGCAACCGATGTGCAGATCCGCTTCAACGACCTCGCCGGACTGGAAGTGCAGACCGTTTCGGATGCGGCCACCTCAAGACCAAGCGATCACGTGTGGCAGGTTCGGGTTGAACCGTACGATATGGTTGCGTTCCGGGTGCCGAAATCGGATTGCCAGATCGTCGACTGGAGCATTCAACGAGACCGTGCTATCGCGGCGCAGATGCGCGACTGGTTGGCGACGCTGAATCAGCATCTCGATGCCGCGATGAATCTGCAGTTGGAAGAATCGACGCTGTTGCCAAACGCTGATTTTTCAGAGGTCGATACGGAGGGCCAGATTGCCCATTGGGAACTGGCTCATGGCGCAGGGATGAAGTTGCGGTTGGACGACGACGATTCGCAAGTCGACAAAACGCTGTGCATCGAGACCGAGTCGCCGCTCGGTTGGCCAACGCCTCCGGTCGCATGGGCGCGCTCGGCATGGATTGGGATTCCCGAATCGAAGCGAGTGTTGTTCGTTGGTCGGATGCGAGCCGAAGACGATTTTGCAACCACGCGGGTGAAGATGGTTGTTGCCGGCCAGACCGGCGGTCAAGCGTATGAAGAGTCGATTTGGATCGATGGCTCGCTACCCGAAAGCGTCCGCGTCGAGCACGATGTGGCGACCGACACTCCCTATCGTCAGGCGGGAATCCAGATCTTGGACCTTCCAGATGATCCAGGTGATCGGCTGCAGGTCCGTTTTGAAGTCTACAATGGCGGCAAAGTTTGGATCGACCAGGTCGCCGTTTACGATCGCTTTCTGACCAGTGAGGAAGTGGACGAAGTTGGAGCGATGCACGACGATGCGGTGGCGGGGATCGATGCAAACGATTTCGGGCCGTATCTGCAGCTGCGGAAGCTGCCGCTGGCCGATACGCTGATGAATCAGACCGCCGTGGTGCTTTCGGAAATCGAAGCGTCCCAGGGGGAAAAGGCCGGCGAAACGATCGCCTCGATCGATGATGCCGGTTCCGATGCGGACAAGGCTTTGCCGCAGTTAGCCGCCGCGGAGCCAGCCGATCCGCCGGCTGCAAAGCCCTCGCCGCGGCAGACTGCTGCAACGACGGTGGAGCGAGCCGCCGCCGCACCATCGCGCGATTCGGTCGATCGCCGAGCGTCGATCGCGGCGTTGGACGCTTTGGGATTTGGGATGATCGGTTCAGAACCCGCTCCGGAATCGCCGGGGCAGCTGCAGGTCGCCTCGCGGGCAATGCTGGAAGCCGAACTTGCGAAGCAGACTCGGCCTGCCCGAACCGCCGCCGCTCCAAAACAGGATCCAAAACCGGCCGCCAAGCCAAGTCTAGGTCAGCGGATCGTGGGCTGGTTCCGGGGTGGGACGGATCAGCAAGCGACCGACGAGGCCGTCGCGGATGGGAGCGATCGGCCGTCCGATCAGGCGGAACAGACCGAGCGTGTTTCCGGATTCCAGATTTGGAAGAGCCGGCGAAAGTAG
- a CDS encoding 4a-hydroxytetrahydrobiopterin dehydratase: protein MDISSMDQLAKKKCKPCEGGVDPCSAAEAQKQLQNLPGWQLSDDEKWIRKQWNVKHFVQGMEFLNRVAEVAEQDGHHPDVHLIGYRKVNIELSTHAIGGLSENDFILAAKIDQVAP from the coding sequence ATGGATATCAGTTCAATGGATCAATTGGCGAAGAAAAAATGCAAGCCGTGCGAGGGGGGAGTGGACCCTTGTTCGGCGGCCGAAGCCCAGAAGCAGTTGCAAAACCTTCCGGGCTGGCAGTTGTCCGACGACGAGAAATGGATTCGCAAGCAGTGGAATGTGAAGCACTTTGTGCAGGGGATGGAGTTCCTGAACCGCGTGGCGGAAGTGGCCGAGCAGGACGGGCACCATCCCGACGTCCACCTGATCGGCTACCGAAAGGTCAACATCGAACTGAGCACCCACGCGATCGGCGGGCTGAGCGAAAACGATTTCATCCTGGCGGCGAAGATCGATCAGGTCGCTCCGTAG